Proteins encoded together in one Neobacillus sp. FSL H8-0543 window:
- a CDS encoding SGNH/GDSL hydrolase family protein, with the protein MKRRIICFGDSNTWGYDAKTQERFPEGVRWTSLLAELLGEEFQVVEEGLSGRTSVVDDPLFEGLNGYNYLHPCLMSHSPLELVVIMLGTNDTKERFNLTAHNIAQGIARLSDKAKKTPAGLKGSFSKVLVIAPPPIGKEYFDTEIGKSMGRNCDTKSLEMPSYLKELLELQGTEFLDTKELVQMNTIDYMHLDEEGHKLLSKLVFNKIKTII; encoded by the coding sequence ATGAAAAGAAGAATCATTTGCTTTGGCGACTCGAATACCTGGGGCTATGATGCTAAAACACAGGAAAGATTCCCTGAAGGAGTTAGGTGGACCTCACTATTAGCTGAATTATTAGGTGAGGAGTTTCAGGTAGTGGAGGAAGGACTATCAGGAAGAACGAGTGTTGTAGATGATCCGCTATTTGAAGGGCTAAATGGATACAATTACTTACACCCATGTTTGATGAGTCACTCCCCATTAGAGCTTGTGGTTATTATGCTTGGTACAAATGATACAAAAGAAAGATTTAATTTGACCGCCCATAATATCGCTCAGGGAATTGCCAGACTATCAGATAAGGCTAAGAAGACGCCAGCTGGATTAAAAGGTTCATTTTCCAAAGTATTGGTCATAGCGCCCCCTCCAATTGGTAAAGAGTATTTCGATACAGAAATAGGAAAATCAATGGGACGGAATTGTGACACCAAGTCATTGGAAATGCCAAGCTACTTAAAGGAATTATTGGAGCTCCAAGGTACAGAATTTCTTGATACAAAGGAATTAGTTCAGATGAATACCATTGACTATATGCATCTTGATGAGGAAGGTCACAAGCTTTTATCAAAGCTTGTCTTCAATAAAATAAAAACTATTATATAA
- a CDS encoding sugar ABC transporter permease, which translates to MRIKGKSLKENLTGYLFIAPQLLLFLVFVVYPIFEGIRLSLYKINYQQETFIGFENYSRLFADDVFVKSTLNTVIFVILIVALTVVFALFVSASIFDKNAKYVSFIRGSYYIPVMVSMVVMSMIWSFLLNPANGLIPYAARQMEMASVNFLGDTTLVLPVIIFITFATNVGSAIILYIAAMIGVPKDVFEAAEIDGASRLKVIFKILIPMVKPTTIYIIIMNIIAVLKIFVVIQLLTGGGPNNASTTLMYFLYNNAFKYNQLGIASAVGVIMFLIALVLSIPQLRAMFKKD; encoded by the coding sequence ATGAGAATCAAAGGGAAATCTTTAAAAGAAAATTTAACGGGATATTTGTTTATAGCCCCCCAATTGTTACTATTTCTTGTATTTGTCGTTTATCCAATTTTTGAAGGTATTAGATTGAGTTTATACAAAATCAACTATCAACAAGAAACATTTATCGGTTTTGAAAACTATAGCAGATTATTTGCAGATGATGTATTTGTAAAATCTACTCTTAACACTGTTATTTTTGTCATACTCATTGTGGCATTAACCGTTGTCTTTGCTCTCTTCGTTTCAGCATCTATTTTTGATAAAAATGCAAAATACGTGTCCTTCATCAGGGGCAGTTATTATATTCCTGTTATGGTTTCCATGGTTGTAATGAGTATGATATGGAGCTTCCTCTTAAATCCTGCCAATGGACTTATCCCGTATGCAGCAAGGCAAATGGAAATGGCATCGGTTAATTTCTTGGGTGATACCACCCTTGTATTGCCAGTCATTATATTCATTACATTTGCAACAAACGTTGGTTCAGCAATTATTCTTTACATTGCTGCGATGATTGGTGTACCTAAGGATGTTTTTGAAGCAGCAGAAATCGATGGTGCAAGCAGGCTCAAAGTCATATTTAAAATTCTTATTCCAATGGTTAAGCCTACCACAATCTATATTATTATAATGAACATTATTGCCGTATTGAAGATATTTGTCGTCATTCAGCTTTTAACAGGAGGCGGACCGAACAACGCGTCTACAACACTGATGTATTTTCTATATAATAACGCCTTTAAATACAATCAGCTTGGTATTGCTTCAGCTGTTGGTGTGATTATGTTCCTAATTGCATTAGTATTATCTATTCCACAGTTAAGAGCGATGTTTAAGAAGGATTAG
- a CDS encoding extracellular solute-binding protein, with protein sequence MFKKRFLVLIIAVFLILAGCTGKDAAKSDDDSKSKDKVEISLWLTPQWKGAMDPSEDGADYDSFFKHAAEKFSDQYKEHDVKVNVQVVAGDQRDELLNVNLNGGTPPDIFFESVFAMGDYAHRGALVPLNDIVDDEAKKDISQNYWDSVTFGDDVYFYPFSHMPGTLAYNADMFKAAGLEEYLGGENEIKTWSLADYEKILKTLKSDLPKDKYSNAFPMALYALNNQGDTWNLAYLRMFGNEFFDDKGNLVIDDAKGEKAAAWMKKIYDEGLTNPGVESVSSNDSNAMFQNQQLAISFTNSVLFNNAKADMESGKAPKFDLRLANIPSESGDPLTFTYVTGAAVFNTQDETRMKVSKDFVKFFSTDPELVKASKNGVPVRTSVAEEFKAEKPLFEAYDKNAQYMFNFTGNVPGYSQLRQVLYPELQALYTGQKTAAEAVKDYQKNGNKVIEEAKADSVIFNK encoded by the coding sequence ATGTTTAAAAAACGTTTTCTAGTTTTGATAATCGCCGTGTTTTTAATTTTAGCTGGATGTACTGGAAAAGACGCTGCCAAATCTGATGATGATTCAAAATCGAAAGATAAAGTGGAAATTTCACTTTGGCTGACACCACAATGGAAAGGAGCTATGGACCCTTCAGAAGATGGAGCGGACTATGACAGTTTCTTTAAACATGCTGCAGAGAAGTTTTCTGATCAATACAAGGAACATGATGTAAAGGTAAATGTACAGGTAGTTGCTGGGGATCAGCGCGATGAATTGCTAAACGTTAACCTAAATGGCGGCACTCCTCCGGATATTTTCTTTGAAAGCGTTTTTGCAATGGGCGACTACGCACATAGAGGCGCGCTTGTGCCATTAAATGACATTGTTGATGATGAAGCTAAGAAGGATATTTCACAAAATTACTGGGATAGTGTAACTTTCGGTGACGATGTCTACTTCTATCCATTCTCACATATGCCAGGTACTTTAGCCTACAATGCAGATATGTTCAAGGCTGCAGGTCTTGAGGAATATCTTGGCGGCGAAAATGAAATTAAAACTTGGTCTCTTGCAGACTATGAAAAAATCCTTAAGACATTAAAGTCAGATCTTCCTAAAGATAAGTACTCAAATGCATTTCCAATGGCATTATATGCTCTGAATAATCAGGGAGATACTTGGAACCTTGCTTATTTAAGAATGTTTGGCAATGAGTTCTTTGATGACAAGGGAAATCTTGTAATTGATGATGCGAAAGGTGAAAAGGCTGCAGCATGGATGAAGAAGATTTATGACGAGGGATTAACAAACCCTGGTGTTGAATCTGTATCTTCAAACGATTCAAATGCAATGTTCCAAAATCAGCAGCTTGCAATCAGCTTCACAAACTCAGTTTTATTTAATAATGCAAAAGCAGATATGGAAAGCGGGAAAGCTCCGAAATTTGATTTAAGACTTGCTAACATCCCATCTGAAAGTGGAGATCCGCTAACTTTCACTTATGTAACTGGAGCAGCAGTATTTAATACTCAAGATGAAACAAGAATGAAGGTTAGTAAGGATTTTGTGAAATTCTTCTCGACTGACCCTGAATTAGTAAAAGCTTCTAAGAATGGTGTTCCGGTCAGAACATCTGTAGCAGAAGAGTTCAAGGCAGAAAAGCCTTTATTTGAAGCATACGATAAAAATGCTCAGTATATGTTTAACTTCACTGGAAACGTACCAGGATACAGCCAATTAAGACAAGTTCTTTATCCTGAACTCCAAGCTCTTTACACTGGTCAAAAGACAGCTGCAGAGGCTGTAAAGGATTACCAAAAGAATGGTAATAAAGTGATTGAAGAAGCAAAAGCAGATTCAGTAATTTTTAATAAATAG
- a CDS encoding dihydrodipicolinate synthase family protein yields MISDKFKGIFPAFYACYDDLGEVSEERTHALAHYLLEKGVQGLYVGGSSGECIYQNLEERKATLKYVSEAVRGKLTLIAHVGAPSTRDSVALAEYAGELGYDALSAIPPIYFKLPESSIFNYWTSIMESTDLPFIIYNIPQTTGYSLSLTLYKKLLENPKVIGVKNSSMPVMDIERFKAAGGDNIIVFNGPDEQYVSGRLIGADSGIGGTYAAMPELLLKAEEYVSSGNFTDARRIQHDITDIIISLCSLNGNMYSAIKEVLKLNGVNVGSVRAPLEPVTGEDLNKVAEIKAMIDTAILKYGR; encoded by the coding sequence ATGATTTCGGATAAATTTAAAGGTATATTTCCAGCTTTCTATGCTTGCTATGATGATTTAGGAGAAGTGTCAGAGGAAAGAACGCATGCACTTGCTCACTATCTCCTCGAAAAGGGTGTACAGGGACTTTATGTAGGTGGAAGCTCTGGTGAATGTATTTATCAAAACCTTGAGGAAAGAAAAGCTACATTAAAATATGTATCTGAAGCTGTACGCGGGAAACTAACTTTAATTGCCCATGTCGGTGCACCATCAACCAGAGATAGTGTTGCTTTAGCAGAATATGCTGGTGAACTAGGCTATGATGCATTGTCTGCGATTCCACCAATCTATTTTAAGCTTCCTGAAAGCTCAATTTTTAACTATTGGACCAGCATTATGGAATCAACGGATCTACCATTTATTATTTACAATATCCCGCAAACTACAGGTTACAGTCTTTCACTAACGTTGTATAAAAAGCTGTTAGAGAATCCAAAGGTTATCGGCGTTAAGAATTCCTCCATGCCTGTAATGGATATTGAACGTTTCAAGGCTGCTGGCGGAGACAATATTATTGTATTTAATGGACCGGATGAGCAGTATGTTTCTGGTAGATTAATAGGCGCAGATAGCGGCATAGGCGGTACATATGCGGCAATGCCAGAGCTGTTATTAAAAGCAGAAGAGTATGTGTCTTCTGGAAATTTTACTGATGCAAGAAGAATTCAACATGATATTACTGACATCATTATTTCTCTATGTTCCCTTAATGGCAATATGTATTCCGCTATTAAAGAAGTATTAAAATTAAATGGAGTAAATGTTGGCAGTGTAAGAGCACCTTTAGAACCAGTAACAGGGGAAGATTTAAATAAAGTTGCAGAAATTAAAGCTATGATCGATACGGCCATTTTAAAGTACGGAAGGTAA
- a CDS encoding YhcH/YjgK/YiaL family protein, whose protein sequence is MIVDHISHYDLYKGQNEKVDKAIKYIKTANFAELEKGMHGVDGDEIFFNLIEYETKTVEERFWESHKKYIDIHFLLEGEEFVGHELFERMELKENYNEADDFFLLEGKIHSKIKLQKGDFMICFPDDAHMTGIKVGESINVRKVVFKVKL, encoded by the coding sequence ATGATAGTTGATCATATTAGTCATTACGATTTATACAAAGGCCAAAATGAAAAGGTCGATAAAGCAATCAAATATATTAAAACTGCGAATTTTGCAGAATTAGAGAAAGGCATGCACGGGGTTGATGGAGATGAGATTTTTTTCAACCTTATTGAATACGAAACAAAAACGGTTGAAGAACGATTTTGGGAGTCACACAAGAAATATATCGATATTCATTTTCTATTGGAAGGAGAGGAATTCGTAGGACATGAGTTGTTTGAAAGAATGGAATTAAAAGAGAATTACAATGAAGCTGACGATTTTTTCCTTTTAGAAGGTAAAATACATTCAAAAATAAAGCTGCAAAAAGGTGATTTCATGATTTGTTTTCCCGACGATGCTCATATGACCGGAATAAAAGTAGGCGAATCGATAAATGTAAGGAAGGTTGTATTTAAAGTAAAGCTTTAA